The following coding sequences are from one Dreissena polymorpha isolate Duluth1 chromosome 8, UMN_Dpol_1.0, whole genome shotgun sequence window:
- the LOC127841056 gene encoding centrin-3 isoform X2 yields MPGPFELGKPGYLVKNWNHYVKADDKQRAEFALDKNKKKRKRELADEQKQEIKEAFDLFDTDKDRAIDYHELKVAMRALGFDVKKTDVLKVLRDYDREGTGKITFEDFNEVMTDMMLERDPQEEILKAFKLFDDDSSGKISLRNLRRVARELGENMTDEELRAMIDEFDRDGDGEINETEFLAIMTGDT; encoded by the exons atgccgggtccctttgaattgggaaaaccaggttacctggttaaaaattggaatcattatgttaaagcagacgacaaacagcg AGCTGAATTTGCCTTGGACAAGAACAAAAAGAAGAGGAAACGTGAACTTGCAGATGAACAAAAGCAAGAAATTAAGGAAGCATTTGATCTGTTTGACACAGATAAGGACCGTGCCATAGACTATCATGAACTAAAG GTTGCTATGCGAGCTCTTGGGTTTGACGTGAAGAAGACGGATGTTCTCAAGGTACTCAGAGATTATGATCGTGAAGGAACTGGCAAAATAACATTTGAAGACTTCAATGAAGTCA TGACAGACATGATGTTGGAGCGTGATCCCCAAGAAGAGATTTTGAAAGCGTTCAAGTTGTTTGATGATGACAGCTCAGGGAAAATCAGCCTTAGAAATCTCAGGAGAGTGGCCAG GGAGCTAGGTGAGAATATGACAGATGAAGAGTTGCGGGCCATGATTGATGAGTTTGACAGAGACGGGGACGGTGAAA TAAACGAGACTGAATTTCTAGCAATAATGACTGGAGACACTTAA
- the LOC127841056 gene encoding centrin-3 isoform X4, which produces MSLSLRAEFALDKNKKKRKRELADEQKQEIKEAFDLFDTDKDRAIDYHELKVAMRALGFDVKKTDVLKVLRDYDREGTGKITFEDFNEVMTDMMLERDPQEEILKAFKLFDDDSSGKISLRNLRRVARELGENMTDEELRAMIDEFDRDGDGEINETEFLAIMTGDT; this is translated from the exons ATGAGTTTATCACTCag AGCTGAATTTGCCTTGGACAAGAACAAAAAGAAGAGGAAACGTGAACTTGCAGATGAACAAAAGCAAGAAATTAAGGAAGCATTTGATCTGTTTGACACAGATAAGGACCGTGCCATAGACTATCATGAACTAAAG GTTGCTATGCGAGCTCTTGGGTTTGACGTGAAGAAGACGGATGTTCTCAAGGTACTCAGAGATTATGATCGTGAAGGAACTGGCAAAATAACATTTGAAGACTTCAATGAAGTCA TGACAGACATGATGTTGGAGCGTGATCCCCAAGAAGAGATTTTGAAAGCGTTCAAGTTGTTTGATGATGACAGCTCAGGGAAAATCAGCCTTAGAAATCTCAGGAGAGTGGCCAG GGAGCTAGGTGAGAATATGACAGATGAAGAGTTGCGGGCCATGATTGATGAGTTTGACAGAGACGGGGACGGTGAAA TAAACGAGACTGAATTTCTAGCAATAATGACTGGAGACACTTAA
- the LOC127841056 gene encoding centrin-3 isoform X1: MPGPFELGKPGYLVKNWNHYVKADDKQRAEFALDKNKKKRKRELADEQKQEIKEAFDLFDTDKDRAIDYHELKVAMRALGFDVKKTDVLKVLRDYDREGTGKITFEDFNEVMTDMMLERDPQEEILKAFKLFDDDSSGKISLRNLRRVARELGENMTDEELRAMIDEFDRDGDGENYIMSPFTGPKSQVTV; this comes from the exons atgccgggtccctttgaattgggaaaaccaggttacctggttaaaaattggaatcattatgttaaagcagacgacaaacagcg AGCTGAATTTGCCTTGGACAAGAACAAAAAGAAGAGGAAACGTGAACTTGCAGATGAACAAAAGCAAGAAATTAAGGAAGCATTTGATCTGTTTGACACAGATAAGGACCGTGCCATAGACTATCATGAACTAAAG GTTGCTATGCGAGCTCTTGGGTTTGACGTGAAGAAGACGGATGTTCTCAAGGTACTCAGAGATTATGATCGTGAAGGAACTGGCAAAATAACATTTGAAGACTTCAATGAAGTCA TGACAGACATGATGTTGGAGCGTGATCCCCAAGAAGAGATTTTGAAAGCGTTCAAGTTGTTTGATGATGACAGCTCAGGGAAAATCAGCCTTAGAAATCTCAGGAGAGTGGCCAG GGAGCTAGGTGAGAATATGACAGATGAAGAGTTGCGGGCCATGATTGATGAGTTTGACAGAGACGGGGACGGTGAAA
- the LOC127841056 gene encoding centrin-3 isoform X3 has translation MSLSLRAEFALDKNKKKRKRELADEQKQEIKEAFDLFDTDKDRAIDYHELKVAMRALGFDVKKTDVLKVLRDYDREGTGKITFEDFNEVMTDMMLERDPQEEILKAFKLFDDDSSGKISLRNLRRVARELGENMTDEELRAMIDEFDRDGDGENYIMSPFTGPKSQVTV, from the exons ATGAGTTTATCACTCag AGCTGAATTTGCCTTGGACAAGAACAAAAAGAAGAGGAAACGTGAACTTGCAGATGAACAAAAGCAAGAAATTAAGGAAGCATTTGATCTGTTTGACACAGATAAGGACCGTGCCATAGACTATCATGAACTAAAG GTTGCTATGCGAGCTCTTGGGTTTGACGTGAAGAAGACGGATGTTCTCAAGGTACTCAGAGATTATGATCGTGAAGGAACTGGCAAAATAACATTTGAAGACTTCAATGAAGTCA TGACAGACATGATGTTGGAGCGTGATCCCCAAGAAGAGATTTTGAAAGCGTTCAAGTTGTTTGATGATGACAGCTCAGGGAAAATCAGCCTTAGAAATCTCAGGAGAGTGGCCAG GGAGCTAGGTGAGAATATGACAGATGAAGAGTTGCGGGCCATGATTGATGAGTTTGACAGAGACGGGGACGGTGAAA
- the LOC127841049 gene encoding ankyrin repeat and KH domain-containing protein 1-like — protein MEPACELLRVLFHGDLHKAEKVLQVKESYQDDDGLSIFLLARHYLDYLTNHSQSFGCGLSNAWTTEQIQENSCRTKVFTLLKSLFRLGIPINTQHNGETPLFCAVSTHDRDLIKLMLENGADPNVKTKDNDINAIALAIILNDAEILKLLISHGAKVNETCCQKLTPLQLSMNKSVNVSKALLQNGADVQQVMQMNGRNDVYITSPPLIHAVETNNMFLARILLEHGEDINQGYGSCSNSPLHIAILQHNTDMVKLLIQFGVNLNKRNGRGNTPLAQVLLHCKGPVLKMLAETLISAGCSFTKGSPIEVFRRHYPPLHIAAFYGTQFHLEVIQLMIEKAEILEKDWEMEHLEMLEDISARERRLPTSKPGLSSSERTSDLLIRGRQVFINTQAIDKSTALYMSVLGDNLNIAKYLVDHGADPYISCQNGSLLHAAVMASKTGIAMMTFALQFQFDLNMLNEDGNTCLILAARNSSVSVCRLVIEHGALLNIQDSKFGETALSASVYFGFEENAELLISSGADPDIPDFRDTHALYWAIFNCREQSLRMLLEAGARLTRKDLDTYPKNIKVMRNLALKSLLQNYVEQPRGLQHCCRHAIRRHLMQVHAGKSIMASMMSLPLPAKLKSYLSLAK, from the exons ATGGAACCTGCTTGTGAACTGCTCAGGGTTTTATTCCATGGAGACCTACACAAGGCTGAGAAAGTGCTCCAGGTTAAAGAGTCATACCAGGATGATGATGGGTTATCTATCTTCCTTCTTGCGAGACACTATCTGGATTATTTGACAAATCATTCCCAAAGCTTTGGATGTGGACTTTCAAATGCTTGGACCACTGAACAGATTCAAGAAAATAGCTGTAGAACAAAGGTTTTCACATTGCTTAAGTCTTTGTTTCGATTGGGTATACCAATAAACACACAGCATAATGGAGAGACGCCATTGTTTTGTGCAGTTAGTACTCACGACAGAGACCTCATAAAACTTATGCTTGAAAATGGTGCTGATccaaatgtcaaaacaaaagacAATGATATAAATGCTATCGCTCTGGCTATTATTCTAAATGACGCAGAGATACTTAAGCTTTTGATATCACATGGAGCTAAAGTCAATGAAACTTGTTGTCAGAAATTAACTCCGCTGCAGTTGTCTATGAACAAATCAGTAAATGTCTCAAAAGCTTTATTACAAAATGGAGCAGATGTCCAACAAGTCATGCAAATGAATGGAAGGAATGATGTATATATTACTAGCCCTCCTTTGATACATGCAGTAGAAACCAACAACATGTTTTTAGCCAGAATTCTTCTTGAACATGGAGAAGACATAAATCAAGGATATGGTAGCTGCTCTAATTCGCCTCTGCATATAGCTATTCTACAACATAATACAGACATGGTGAAGCTACTTATTCAGTTTGGTGTAAATCTGAACAAGCGTAATGGAAGAGGTAACACTCCTTTAGCTCAGGTACTGCTTCATTGCAAAGGCCCAGTTCTAAAAATGTTGGCGGAGACGTTGATATCTGCAGGGTGCAGTTTTACTAAAGGTAGTCCCATTGAGGTGTTCAGAAGACATTACCCCCCATTGCATATTGCAGCTTTCTATGGGACCCAGTTTCACCTCGAGGTAATACAGCTTATGATTGAAAAGGCAGAAATATTGGAAAAGGATTGGGAAATGGAACACTTGGAGATGTTAGAAGACATATCAGCAAGAGAAAGAAGGCTACCAACTTCAAAACCTGGTTTGAGTAGCTCAGAACGTACTTCTGACCTCCTTATAAGGGGCAGACAAGTATTCATTAACACGCAGGCAATTGACAAGTCCACAGCACTTTACATGTCTGTCTTAGGGGACAACTTGAACATTGCGAAGTATCTAGTGGACCATGGCGCTGACCCTTATATATCCTGTCAGAATGGCAGCCTGTTGCATGCCGCAGTAATGGCTAGCAAAACTGGCATTGCCATGATGACGTTTGCTCTGCAGTTTCAATTTGACTTGAACATGTTGAACGAGGATGGGAACACATGTCTGATACTGGCAGCTCGGAATAGCTCAGTCAGCGTGTGCAGGCTGGTAATAGAGCACGGAGCCTTGCTGAACATCCAGGACAGCAAGTTTGGAGAGACTGCCCTCTCAGCCAGTGTGTATTTTGGGTTTGAGGAGAATGCAGAGCTGCTGATAAGCAGTGGGGCTGACCCTGACATTCCTGACTTCAG AGACACTCATGCACTGTACTGGGCCATTTTCAACTGCCGTGAACAGAGCCTGAGGATGCTGCTGGAGGCTGGGGCCAGGCTCACCAGGAAAGACTTGGATACCTACCCCAAAAATATCAAG GTTATGAGGAATCTTGCACTGAAGTCTCTGCTGCAGAATTATGTGGAGCAGCCTAGGGGCCTACAGCACTGCTGTCGTCATGCAATAAGGCGCCATCTCATGCAGGTGCATGCTGGTAAATCCATCATGGCTTCCATGATGTCACTTCCTCTACCTGCCAAGTTGAAGAGTTACCTTTCATTGGCAAAGTAG
- the LOC127842356 gene encoding uncharacterized protein LOC127842356 isoform X2: MCYSFGWGRYNATKCTNYFSSAGVVCNEKRLSSSSAEEPELMTDDTQRESIITTEVPVTSRRTTWATTERPYSHTTTATPSPASSALTTEATTTAITTTATTTTPKQTATTTPPQPTTTTTTPKPTTTTTATSSSTSTPATTKPPAPSLTSPPAYNQWIFNREMWRYYFYRSDGSFITSRPDPRYFQQSSSTTKLTTTTTTTTSRPTRRSEENSIYRNYNNPVYNTLGGDNPNAIDRMAPQEIRRHESSHSHNHMSMKEGYVQDQPLIADAAETPAVAYGEEQAREEEEVVATSKPVVPKIEVPDYSDFRLVGGRNFSGFREGRLEVRLAGSNTWGVVCGDKFNLRAAIVVCRHFNAGHARTVHKADQYGGSNMDKVVAEMVCTGREERLEDCRMTPSELTPGKEACSRPQSVAGVICETRLPDLVPELKVIQESAFLQDRYLYYLQCAYEEKCLSSSANELYGTPSWAYARRRLLHFSTIAKNIGTADFRPDVDRSRWEWHACHQHYHSMEAFSHYDIVDQHGNKVAEGHKASFCLEDSSCDRGVHPKYECRGFGHQGISVGCQDSYLADIDCQWIDVTDVKPGMYTLKIELNPNMKVPEISFDNNVARCNLYFNTYQARVYNCTLDSLL, translated from the exons ATGTGCTACTCGTTTGGCTGGGGGCGCTACAACGCGACCAAATGTACCAACTACTTCTCCTCCGCCGGGGTCGTGTGTAACGAGAAACGATTGTCGTCGTCGTCAGCTGAAGAACCTGAACTCATGACCGATGATACGCAACGTGAGTCGATAATAACAACGGAAGTGCCGGTCACTAGTAGACGGACAACATGGGCGACAACGGAAAGACCGTACTCTCACACCACTACAGCAACGCCGTCACCAGCTTCTAGTGCTTTAACAACAGAAGCAACGACAACTGCAATcactacaacagcaacaacaacaactcctaaacaaacagcaacaacaactccTCCTCAACctacaacaacgacaacaactcCTAaaccgacaacaacaacaaccgccACTTCTTCTTCCACCTCAACACCCGCAACGACCAAGCCTCCTGCGCCGTCGCTCACTTCTCCGCCAGCGTATAACCAGTGGATATTCAACCGAGAGATGTGGAGATACTACTTCTATCGTTCAGATGGATCCTTCATCACCTCTCGGCCAGACCCACGGTAC TTTCAACAGAGCTCAAGCACCACCAAATTAACCACAACGACTACAACCACTACATCTAGACCCACTCGGCGTTCTGAGGAAAACAGTATCTATCGTAACTACAACAACCCCGTTTACAACACCCTAGGCGGAGACAACCCGAACGCCATTGACCGCATGGCGCCCCAGGAAATTCGTCGACACGAGTCTTCACACAG CCACAACCACATGAGTATGAAGGAAGGCTACGTTCAGGACCAGCCTCTCATTGCAGACGCGGCCGAGACACCTGCGGTAGCCTATGGAGAGGAGCAGGCTCGCGAGGAGGAAGAGGTGGTGGCAACGAGCAAACCGGTGGTGCCGAAAATAGAGGTCCCGGAT TACTCGGATTTCCGGTTGGTCGGCGGTCGCAATTTTTCCGGATTTAGGGAGGGGAGACTGGAAGTGCGCCTTGCCGGAAGTAATACTTGGGGCGTGGTTTGTGGCGATAAATTTAACCTTCGCGCAGCCATAGTGGTGTGCAGACATTTCAACGCTGGACATGCGCGCACAGTGCACAAG GCTGACCAATACGGTGGCTCAAACATGGACAAGGTGGTGGCAGAAATGGTCTGCACTGGACGTGAAGAGCGACTCGAGGATTGCCGCATGACGCCATCAGAGCTGACCCCCGGCAAAGAGGCGTGCTCACGTCCGCAAAGCGTCGCCGGCGTCATCTGTGAAACAC GCCTGCCCGACCTTGTGCCGGAACTGAAGGTGATCCAGGAGAGCGCCTTCCTGCAGGACCGCTACCTGTACTACCTACAGTGCGCCTACGAAGAGAAGTGTCTCTCCTCCAGCGCCAATGAACTGTACGGCACGCCAA GCTGGGCATACGCTAGGCGCCGCCTTTTACACTTCTCCACAATCGCCAAGAACATCGGCACGGCGGACTTCCGACCGGATGTGGACCGCTCGCGCTGGGAGTGGCACGCCTGTCACCA GCACTACCACAGCATGGAAGCGTTCTCCCACTACGACATCGTGGACCAACACGGTAACAAGGTGGCGGAGGGACACAAGGCGAGCTTTTGTCTCGAGGATTCTTCCTGTGACCGGGGCGTCCACCCGAAATACGAATGTCGGGGATTCGGACACCAGG GAATATCTGTTGGATGTCAAGACAGTTATCTCGCGGACATCGACTGTCAGTGGATTGACGTCACTGACGTCAAGCCGGGAATGTACACGTTGAAG ATCGAGTTGAATCCTAACATGAAAGTTCCAGAAATATCCTTCGACAATAACGTGGCGAGATGCAACTTATACTTCAACACCTATCAAGCGCGCGTGTATAATTGCACATTAGACTCTTTGTTATAG